The Vibrio astriarenae genome contains a region encoding:
- the gltX gene encoding glutamate--tRNA ligase, with protein sequence MTVKTRFAPSPTGYLHVGGARTALYSWLFAKNQGGEFVLRIEDTDLERNSQEAVDAILEGMQWMGLEWNEGPYFQSKRFDRYNEMVDKLLAEDKAYKCFASKELLDEIRAEQEAAKEMPRYDANHPKIVAANAAAKEGDAFVIRFRNPKEGSVVFDDQIRGRIEIANSQLDDLIIRRTDGAPTYNFVVVVDDWDMGITHVVRGEDHINNTPRQINIYEALGAPVPTFAHCAMILGDDGAKLSKRHGAVSVMQYRDEGYLPNALNNYLVRLGWSHGDQEIFSQEEMINLFSLDAISKSASAFNTEKLLWLNNHYIKTSEPEYVAEHLQWHLDNQKLNVENGPALTEVIKLVGERCNTLVELAEQIRYFYEDFAEFEAGAAKKHLRGVAKAPLEAALAKVEALEEWTTVNIKEGVIAAVCEELEIGMGKIGMPLRVAVTGGGQSPSVDAVMELVGKEQVIARIKMALAFIAEREANA encoded by the coding sequence ATGACGGTTAAAACTCGTTTTGCTCCTAGCCCGACCGGCTATCTTCACGTTGGTGGTGCGCGTACTGCACTTTACTCTTGGTTATTTGCGAAAAACCAAGGTGGTGAATTTGTTCTTCGTATCGAAGACACTGACTTAGAGCGTAACTCACAAGAAGCCGTGGACGCTATCTTGGAAGGCATGCAGTGGATGGGTCTTGAGTGGAACGAAGGCCCTTACTTCCAGTCAAAACGTTTTGACCGTTACAACGAGATGGTAGACAAACTTCTTGCTGAAGATAAAGCATACAAGTGTTTCGCATCGAAAGAGCTACTTGACGAGATCCGTGCTGAGCAAGAAGCAGCAAAAGAGATGCCGCGCTACGATGCGAACCATCCAAAAATCGTTGCGGCGAATGCAGCTGCAAAAGAAGGCGATGCATTTGTTATTCGTTTCCGTAACCCGAAAGAAGGCAGTGTCGTATTTGATGATCAGATCCGTGGTCGCATCGAAATTGCAAACAGCCAGCTTGACGATCTCATCATCCGTCGTACTGATGGCGCACCAACCTATAACTTCGTTGTCGTCGTGGATGACTGGGACATGGGTATCACACATGTTGTTCGTGGTGAAGACCATATCAACAACACCCCTCGTCAAATTAATATCTACGAGGCTCTAGGTGCTCCAGTACCAACATTCGCTCACTGTGCGATGATTCTTGGTGATGATGGTGCGAAACTGTCTAAGCGCCACGGTGCTGTCTCAGTGATGCAATACCGTGATGAAGGCTACCTACCAAATGCGCTAAACAACTACCTTGTGCGTCTTGGTTGGTCTCACGGTGACCAAGAGATCTTCTCACAAGAAGAGATGATCAACTTGTTCTCACTGGATGCGATCTCAAAGTCAGCATCAGCGTTCAACACTGAAAAGCTGCTTTGGTTGAACAACCACTACATCAAAACATCAGAGCCTGAGTATGTCGCTGAGCACCTACAATGGCATCTAGATAACCAAAAGCTGAACGTAGAAAACGGCCCAGCTCTGACAGAGGTTATCAAGCTGGTGGGTGAGCGTTGTAATACGTTGGTTGAGCTGGCAGAGCAAATTCGCTACTTCTACGAAGACTTTGCAGAGTTTGAAGCGGGCGCAGCGAAGAAACACCTAAGAGGTGTTGCTAAAGCGCCTCTAGAAGCTGCGTTGGCGAAGGTAGAAGCGCTTGAAGAGTGGACAACGGTTAACATCAAAGAAGGTGTCATCGCTGCTGTTTGTGAAGAGCTAGAAATTGGTATGGGTAAAATCGGCATGCCACTTCGCGTTGCGGTAACGGGCGGCGGCCAATCTCCATCAGTTGATGCGGTGATGGAGCTGGTTGGCAAAGAGCAAGTGATCGCTCGGATCAAGATGGCACTAGCATTTATCGCTGAAAGAGAAGCGAATGCGTAA